From Deferribacterota bacterium, one genomic window encodes:
- a CDS encoding YraN family protein, translating to MNLKLGKSGEKKAEKYLIKKGYNIIEKNFTCKLGEIDLIAEKDGVIVFVEVKTRKNTSYGYGFESVNSKKIEKIRKVATYFLVLKNIDKTARFDVISIDSGKITHLTGAF from the coding sequence ATGAATCTGAAGCTTGGAAAGAGTGGCGAGAAAAAAGCTGAAAAATATCTCATTAAAAAAGGGTATAATATAATTGAGAAAAATTTTACCTGTAAGTTAGGTGAAATTGATTTAATAGCTGAAAAAGATGGGGTGATAGTATTTGTTGAGGTTAAAACTAGAAAAAACACTAGCTATGGATATGGCTTTGAGTCTGTTAACAGTAAAAAGATTGAAAAGATAAGAAAGGTTGCAACATATTTTTTAGTGTTAAAAAATATAGATAAAACAGCTAGATTTGATGTAATATCAATTGATTCTGGTAAAATAACGCATTTAACAGGGGCATTTTAA
- a CDS encoding SIS domain-containing protein, whose amino-acid sequence MIEFVEEIFENYITVFNKYASMSRNILVTAARLISDTFLSGGKIYLVGNGASAADAQHIAAEFINRINLERPPLPAIALTTNASAITSIASDSSYEDIYLKQLMSQISQKDLLWAFLADGDNTNIIKAIQFSSENSVKTIGFTGENVKGVEGLCDLILKIPSINSARVQELHLLSAHIICELVDEILFGMYRDSVYSEDDI is encoded by the coding sequence ATGATTGAGTTTGTTGAAGAGATCTTTGAAAATTATATTACTGTTTTTAATAAATATGCGAGTATGTCTAGAAACATTCTCGTTACAGCTGCTAGGTTAATCTCTGATACATTCTTAAGTGGTGGTAAAATTTATTTAGTTGGAAACGGTGCCTCAGCAGCTGACGCACAACATATTGCTGCTGAGTTTATTAATAGGATAAATTTAGAGAGGCCCCCTTTACCGGCTATTGCACTTACGACAAACGCTTCAGCTATTACTTCAATTGCTAGCGACTCTTCATATGAGGATATTTACTTAAAACAGTTAATGTCACAAATAAGCCAAAAAGATTTATTATGGGCTTTTCTTGCAGATGGAGATAATACGAATATTATAAAGGCAATTCAATTTTCCTCTGAAAATAGTGTTAAAACAATAGGCTTTACAGGAGAGAATGTAAAAGGAGTTGAGGGTCTGTGCGATCTAATTTTAAAGATACCCTCAATTAATTCTGCACGTGTCCAAGAACTTCATTTGTTATCAGCACATATCATTTGTGAGCTAGTAGATGAAATTCTTTTTGGTATGTATAGAGATTCTGTTTATAGCGAAGATGATATATAA